GCCGTGGACCACAAACCCAAGACCACCACTTCGCTGCGCAGACTGCGCAACATCGAACGGAACCCGTTGGTCTCGGTGCTGGCCGATCACTACTCGGAGAACTGGGACGAGCTCTGGTGGGTACGCGTGGACGGCACCGCTTCGATCCACTCGGCCGAAACCGTTCCGGAAGCCGTGCGAGCGCTGGGTGACAAGTACGAGCAGTACCGACGGCGGCCACCAGTCGCGAGCCTGATACTGATCGAGATACAACGGATCACCGGCTGGGCCGCCGCGGCCGACTGACGGCGGATGCTCGGAGCCGCGCCGCACTCCGACCACCCTGGCAGTCGGCACCGCCGCGGGTTCTCCCGTGCGGCTCTCGCGAGGACGCCGGAGACGTTGTGTAGTACCTACCCGATGTCTCCGGCCCGCAGCGAGAGCCGTGCGAGAGGTTCCGCCACAGCACCACCCACGAAAGATGAGAGGACGACCCACGCAAGGCGTCCCGCGCTCAACCGGCCTGGGGGTCACCGGGAGCGCGGGACGCGTAATCGACACTACTGATCGGCCGCAGCTGCTGTCGAGTCACCGATGGGCCGGGTCACTCACTTTTCCGATTCCGAACCCGTGGCTTCGGACCTGCGACGCATCCGGACGCGCCCGGAGTGAAGATCCAGCGGTCCCGCACCGCTCTCCCTGTCGTCCTCCTTGGCGACGGCCACCCATTCGGCCCGTTCCAGTCGGTACTTGCTGCCCGCCTCGAACAGCCCGTCCACGCCGGTGACGGTCTGTCCCGAGCCGTCGAAGCGTCGTGCGTAGGAGTCGCGTCGCGCCTGGCGCCGCCTGGCGCGACGCAACCGGTCTATGCTCACACCGCCACGTTAACGGCGCGTGCCGCGCTTGCCCGGAACGGTGAGAGACGGGCCACAGTATTCCGCCGCGCCACCGACGACTCCGCCGCGCCACCGACGGCAGCGGCTGTGACGAGAAACACCGAACGACTCCGAGTACGGAGCCACCCCGCGACCCGGTCGAAGAACTTCAATAGGGTTTCGGTGTGCAGCAGGATCCGTATCAACTCCGCGTGCGGACAGCGCGGTTGTCCCCGCTGGCCGAGGCGTTCGAGGTCGTGGATCGGTACGCCGAGATCAATCACCGCTACCGCAAGCTGATCCACGACTCACGAGAGATGCTGGCGGCCACGGATGTGCGGCTCACCCAGGCGAGGGGGATGGGCAAGAAGCTCATGGTGCTGGTGCGGGCAGCCGGTTCGGACTTCAGGGAACGGCTTCCCCCGGAGCAGCGGCACCTGTTGGACGCGGGGCTGCGCCAAGCCGACGACCTGGTGTACGGCGACAGCACCGGGCAGGACTGAGTGAACCGTCGCGGGCCACCGAACGAGTCGGCGGCCCGCGAGACGGCGGCTGGTCCTCCGGGACCAGATACGGCGCCGGAAGCTGCTCAAGCGCTGCGGCCCGAGGACACCCACTTGCTCATGGCGTACTGGACCAGCGCGATCAGGGCCTCCTTGGTGGAGGACTGATCGCGCGCGTCGCAACTCAGCAACGGAACGTCCGAGCTGACTGCCAGTGCCTCACGCACTTCTTCGATACTGTGCTGCAGCTTGCCGTCGAAACAGTTCACTCCGATGACGTAGGGAGTACCTCGGTCCTCGAAGAAGTCGATCGCCGAGAAGCAGTCGGCCAGCCTGCGGGTGTCCACCAGCACGACGGCACCGATAGCACCGCGCACCAGGTCGTCCCACATGAACCAGAACCGTTGCTGTCCCGGCGTGCCGAACAGATAGAGAATCAGATCGGCATCCAGCGACAACCGGCCGAAGTCCATCGCCACGGTCGTGGAGTTCTTGCCCGGGGTGGCGGCCAGGTCGTCGATCCCTTGGCTGGCCTCCGTCATGACCGCTTCCGTGGTGAGCGGAACGATTTCGGAGACCGAACCGACGAAGGTCGTCTTACCCACGCCGAAACCACCGGCCACCACGATCTTGGCCGAGCTGGTGGAGGATTTTCCGGTCTGCTGGGGCGCCTTAAAGCCGGCGGAGTCCACTCAACACCCTTTCCATCAACATCATGTGCGGTTCACTGCCGCTGTCGGTCACGGTCTGGTGGATATCGACCAGACCCTGTTCGGCCATATCCGCCAGCAGGACCTTGGCCACACCGAACGGCACACCAAGCAGCGCCCCGATCTCGGCAACCGACCGGGGCTG
This portion of the Actinopolyspora lacussalsi genome encodes:
- a CDS encoding hypothetical protein (product_source=Hypo-rule applied), with the translated sequence MSIDRLRRARRRQARRDSYARRFDGSGQTVTGVDGLFEAGSKYRLERAEWVAVAKEDDRESGAGPLDLHSGRVRMRRRSEATGSESEK
- a CDS encoding hypothetical protein (product_source=Hypo-rule applied; superfamily=47220); amino-acid sequence: MQQDPYQLRVRTARLSPLAEAFEVVDRYAEINHRYRKLIHDSREMLAATDVRLTQARGMGKKLMVLVRAAGSDFRERLPPEQRHLLDAGLRQADDLVYGDSTGQD
- a CDS encoding PPOX class probable F420-dependent enzyme (product_source=TIGR03668; cath_funfam=2.30.110.10; cog=COG3467; pfam=PF01243; superfamily=50475; tigrfam=TIGR03668), which encodes MRIDREQAIRLFDRARVARLGTVGRDEQPHLVPVTFALTDEGRIATAVDHKPKTTTSLRRLRNIERNPLVSVLADHYSENWDELWWVRVDGTASIHSAETVPEAVRALGDKYEQYRRRPPVASLILIEIQRITGWAAAAD
- a CDS encoding signal recognition particle receptor subunit beta (product_source=COG2229; cath_funfam=3.40.50.300; cog=COG2229; ko=KO:K06945; pfam=PF03029; smart=SM00382; superfamily=52540), which translates into the protein MDSAGFKAPQQTGKSSTSSAKIVVAGGFGVGKTTFVGSVSEIVPLTTEAVMTEASQGIDDLAATPGKNSTTVAMDFGRLSLDADLILYLFGTPGQQRFWFMWDDLVRGAIGAVVLVDTRRLADCFSAIDFFEDRGTPYVIGVNCFDGKLQHSIEEVREALAVSSDVPLLSCDARDQSSTKEALIALVQYAMSKWVSSGRSA